From the Arthrobacter sp. PM3 genome, one window contains:
- the wecC gene encoding UDP-N-acetyl-D-mannosamine dehydrogenase translates to MKTVAVVGLGYIGLPTAAILATNGLEVIGVDVNRNNIEAINRGEVPFVEPDLAVHVAGAVSQGHLRAQLEMPEAEAFIIAVPTPFNADKSADLSYVEAAARAIAPKLRGGELVILESTSPPGATQHLADYLIGLRPDLSADENENAVTENLLHVAHCPERVLPGRVMIELVTNDRIVGGVSRRAAEMAKELYSVFCQGDIFLTDAKTAEMAKLVENSYRDVNIAFANELSVISDKLGIDVWELISLANHHPRVNILQPGPGVGGHCIAVDPWFVVAAAPEEARLIRQARVTNDAKPEWVIRKVEAAAAKIGRQPVIAALGLAFKANIDDLRESPAVSIVAQLADTLPEAKICVAEPHVSTLPHSLVAREQIQLMDLERAVDLADIVLVLVDHDDFKALPQTSLEEKAVIDTRGIWRGDVQTNPESAIRIGTASAAS, encoded by the coding sequence ATGAAGACCGTTGCCGTAGTCGGTTTGGGATACATTGGCTTGCCGACCGCCGCAATTCTTGCCACCAACGGGCTGGAAGTCATTGGAGTCGACGTCAACCGTAACAACATCGAAGCTATCAATCGCGGCGAGGTGCCGTTCGTGGAGCCCGATTTGGCGGTGCACGTCGCGGGTGCAGTGAGCCAGGGCCACCTTCGTGCGCAGTTGGAAATGCCTGAAGCCGAAGCTTTTATTATCGCTGTGCCGACCCCTTTCAATGCAGACAAGTCAGCAGACCTTTCCTACGTCGAGGCCGCGGCCCGCGCCATAGCCCCCAAGCTTCGCGGGGGAGAGCTTGTGATTCTGGAATCAACTTCGCCGCCCGGTGCAACACAGCATCTTGCTGACTACCTAATTGGGTTGCGCCCGGATCTCAGTGCGGACGAAAACGAGAATGCCGTGACTGAGAACCTACTCCACGTTGCACACTGCCCCGAACGCGTTCTTCCCGGCAGAGTCATGATTGAACTGGTCACGAACGACCGTATCGTCGGCGGCGTCTCTCGACGTGCAGCTGAGATGGCGAAGGAATTGTATAGCGTATTTTGCCAAGGAGACATATTCCTGACCGATGCAAAGACCGCTGAGATGGCTAAGCTCGTCGAAAATTCATACCGCGACGTGAACATTGCGTTCGCCAACGAGCTTTCTGTTATATCCGACAAGCTGGGAATTGATGTCTGGGAATTGATCTCCTTGGCTAACCACCACCCGCGTGTCAATATACTCCAGCCTGGTCCGGGAGTCGGAGGTCACTGCATTGCTGTAGACCCCTGGTTCGTGGTCGCGGCAGCTCCTGAGGAAGCCAGACTCATCCGCCAGGCACGGGTTACAAATGACGCGAAGCCCGAGTGGGTCATCCGCAAAGTTGAGGCGGCAGCTGCAAAGATTGGCAGGCAGCCCGTTATTGCGGCGCTCGGCCTAGCTTTCAAGGCCAACATTGACGACCTCCGAGAATCTCCAGCGGTCAGCATCGTCGCCCAGTTGGCCGATACGCTTCCCGAGGCTAAAATTTGCGTCGCTGAACCTCACGTCAGTACCCTGCCACACTCGTTGGTCGCCCGGGAGCAGATCCAGCTCATGGATCTGGAGAGGGCAGTTGACCTTGCGGACATTGTCCTCGTTCTTGTAGACCACGATGACTTCAAGGCCCTACCTCAGACTTCGCTCGAGGAGAAGGCTGTCATAGACACTCGCGGCATCTGGCGAGGCGACGTTCAAACCAACCCGGAGAGCGCCATCCGAATTGGCACCGCTTCGGCAGCGTCCTAG